In the genome of Cyclopterus lumpus isolate fCycLum1 chromosome 19, fCycLum1.pri, whole genome shotgun sequence, one region contains:
- the LOC117748866 gene encoding Usher syndrome type-1G protein homolog has product MDDRCHRAARDGYLDALKDATRKELNAPDEDGMTPTLWAAYRGNLDALRLIVGRGGDPDRCDIWGNAPLHLAAANGHHRCLSFLVAFGANAWCLDNDYHAPLDMAAAKGHTDCVRYLDSVAAKQVALDPKRVGKLKDRAFRAAERRIRDCAELQRKHREHMERKFTKESADLDDSDAMSFSSYTSGSTLSRTFNTVTSNMPYSQATLQSTAKGKAKIQKKLEKKKQVDGTFKIYEDGRKSVRSLSGLQLGNDVMFLKRGTYANPRERPRLDIRDMFPRDADGYADADGVSHAMSDPGLHEAACSEVSADSGRDSLFTRPGLGTMVFRRNYLSAFGTGPREEGSVVGSEPAGRAPNVRLRGLLPRHSPNFDEDSVGSAVSLRDRNLQEFPWEEAEVGLEEDSEPENSPLETFLASQGLSEFMPSFRREKIDLEALLLCSDRDLASIHVPLGPRKKLLDARKRRLDAMDEPEAIGDTEL; this is encoded by the exons ATGGACGACCGGTGCCACCGGGCGGCTCGGGACGGCTACCTGGACGCGCTGAAGGACGCCACGCGGAAGGAGCTGAACGCCCCGGATGAGGACGGGATGACGCCGACCTTGTGGGCCGCGTACCGGGGCAACCTGGACGCGCTGCGGCTCATCGTGGGGAGAGG AGGCGACCCGGACCGGTGTGACATCTGGGGCAACGCGCCGCTCCACCTGGCGGCCGCCAACGGCCACCACCGCTGCCTGTCCTTCCTGGTGGCCTTCGGCGCCAACGCGTGGTGCCTGGACAACGACTACCACGCGCCGCTGGACATGGCCGCCGCCAAGGGCCACACGGACTGCGTCCGCTACCTGGACTCCGTCGCCGCCAAGCAGGTCGCCCTCGACCCCAAGCGGGTCGGCAAGCTCAAGGACCGGGCGTTCCGCGCCGCCGAGCGCCGGATCAGAGACTGCGCCGAGCTCCAGAGGAAGCACCGCGAACACATGGAGAGGAAGTTCACGAAGGAGTCGGCGGATTTGGACGACTCTGACGCGATGAGCTTCTCCAGCTACACCAGCGGCAGCACGCTGAGCCGCACGTTCAACACCGTCACCTCCAACATGCCATACTCGCAG GCCACCTTGCAGTCCACCGCCAAGGGCAAGGCCAAGATCCAGAAGaagctggagaagaagaagcaggtcGACGGAACGTTCAAGATCTACGAGGACGGCAGGAAAAGCGTGCGCTCGCTGTCCGGCCTGCAGCTCGGCAACGACGTCATGTTCCTGAAGCGCGGCACGTACGCCAACCCCCGGGAGCGGCCGCGCCTCGACATCCGCGACATGTTCCCCCGCGACGCCGACGGTTACGCCGACGCCGACGGCGTCTCCCATGCCATGAGCGACCCGGGCCTCCACGAGGCCGCGTGTTCGGAGGTCAGCGCCGACTCCGGGCGCGATTCCCTGTTCACCCGACCCGGCCTCGGCACCATGGTGTTCAGGAGGAACTACCTGAGCGCGTTTGGTACGGGGCCTCGGGAGGAAGGGAGCGTCGTGGGGAGCGAACCCGCCGGCCGGGCGCCCAACGTCCGCCTACGGGGACTTCTGCCTCGCCACTCGCCGAACTTCGATGAGGACAGCGTGGGCAGCGCCGTGAGCCTGCGGGACAGGAACCTGCAGGAGTTTCCCTGGGAGGAGGCGGAGGTCGGgttggaggaggactcggagcCAGAGAACAGTCCTCTGGAGACCTTCCTGGCCTCCCAGGGCCTCAGCGAGTTCATGCCGAGCTTCAGGAGGGAGAAGATCGACCTGGAGGCTCTGCTGCTCTGTTCGGATCGGGACCTCGCCAGCATCCACGTCCCTCTGGGACCCAGGAAGAAGCTTCTGGACGCCCGCAAGAGACGACTGGACGCCATGGACGAACCGGAGGCCATTGGAGACACTGAGCTCTGA
- the LOC117748969 gene encoding proton channel OTOP3-like, producing the protein MNPDPEVTEVDPPRESPGNVEPAQSPDHQVQDPEPDTVPAWAPSGKRLISGLLGLNLVLLGAALVAGGAFNPDGLKHEEPQVFMLLLMGVSLIWMLWYLLWARKQPGISPHKDHHAGGVPVTVVLMLFAAFSLLLCFFRAGYFLSVRACKPAAKVLSPFIEAPFLALQAYLLWAHSKDCIHRHKVITRSGLMLILSADLLLWLNSVTEDTIHEELELEREDRLDNNNNNFSEGKGHWDGAGVMNSTLCQCTASAACLIFRKGFEVLYPFNMEFYLMAGCMVYVMWKNVGRGTSPDHRPHVNEKLTLRAMYRDGVLYGLAAGALVLAAGVTVFILYQVWVSRRLLRHTAFLIFYGYHLAVMPAMSLCCLAGMLVHRLERRENEAGRNPTRSLDVTLLVGAALGQLALSYFSLVAAMAVGTGGTLGDLDLSYSLLSLLELILQNIFIIEGLHRHPSLLAKRKERRRSNVFKLKKKKTAAPTPEEKKTNASLLDGNAPAAAKEHDGKKPWTKRAIQEICAFLILSNVMLWVIPAFGVHPQFENGLGKQFFGFSAWFVLVNLGQPLSVFYRMHSVGALVELLIAA; encoded by the exons ATGAATCCAGATCCTGAGGTCACGGAGGTCGATCCCCCCCGGGAGTCTCCTGGGAATGTGGAACCGGCGCAGAGCCCAGACCATCAGGTCCAGGACCCCGAGCCGGATACGGTGCCGGCTTGGGCCCCGAGTGGGAAGCGTCTGATCTCCGGTCTGCTGGGCCTGAACCTGGTGCTGCTGGGAGCGGCGCTGGTGGCCGGTGGGGCCTTCAACCCCGACGGCCTGAAGCACGAGGAGCCGCAGGTGttcatgctgctgctgatggggGTCAGCTTGATCTGGATGCTGTGGTACCTGCTGTGGGCCAGGAAGCAGCCCGGCATCAGCCCGCATAAAGACCACCACGCAGGGGGAGTCCCCGTCACCG tgGTCCTCATGCTGTTCGCTGCCTTCAGCCTGCTGCTGTGCTTCTTCAGGGCCGGGTACTTCCTCAGCGTGAGGGCGTGCAAACCGGCGGCCAAGGTGCTCTCGCCGTTCATCGAGGCGCCTTTCCTGGCGCTGCAG GCGTATTTACTGTGGGCTCACTCCAAAGACTGCATCCACAGACACAAGGTCATCACCCG GTCCGGTTTGATGCTGATCCTCTCGGCAGACCTCCTGCTGTGGCTCAACTCGGTGACCGAGGACACGATCCacgaggagctggagctggagagagaagacaggctcgacaacaacaacaacaacttctctGAGGGGAAGGGGCACTGGGACGGAGCAG GGGTCATGAACTCGACCCTGTGCCAGTGCACCGCGAGCGCCGCCTGCCTCATCTTCAGGAAGGGCTTCGAGGTGCTCTACCCCTTCAACATGGAGTTCTACCTGATGGCCGGCTGCATGGTCTACGTGATGTGGAAGAACGTGGGCCGCGGGACGAGTCCGGACCACCGGCCCCACGTCAACGAGAAGCTCACCCTGCGGGCGATGTACCGGGACGGCGTCCTCTACGGCCTCGCGGCCGGCGCCCTGGTGCTGGCGGCGGGGGTGACCGTCTTCATCCTCTACCAGGTGTGGGTGAGCCGGCGGCTGCTCCGGCACACCGCCTTCCTCATCTTCTACGGCTACCACCTGGCCGTCATGCCCGCCATGTCCCTGTGCTGCCTGGCGGGGATGCTGGTGCACcggctggagaggagggagaacgaGGCCGGGCGCAACCCGACCCGCAGCCTGGACGTGACGCTGCTGGTGGGGGCGGCGCTGGGCCAGCTCGCCCTGTCCTACTTCTCGCTGGTGGCGGCCATGGCGGTGGGCACCGGCGGAACCCTGGGGGACCTGGACCTGTCCtactccctcctcagcctcctggAGCTCATCCTCCagaacatcttcatcatcgaGGGCCTCCACCGGCACCCGAGCCTGCTCGCCAAGAGGAAGGAGCGGCGGCGGAGCAACGTATTCAAG ctcaagaagaagaagacggcgGCGCCGACgccagaagagaagaagacgaaCGCGTCGCTGCTGGACGGGAACGCGCCAGCTGCCGCCAAAGAGCATGATGGGAAAAAACCCTGGACCAAAAGGGCGATACAAGAAATCTGTGCTTTCCTCATCCTGTCTAATGTTATG CTGTGGGTCATCCCCGCCTTCGGGGTCCACCCTCAGTTCGAGAACGGCCTCGGGAAACAGTTCTTCGGCTTCTCGGCTTGGTTCGTTCTGGTGAACTTGGGTCAGCCGCTCAGCGTCTTCTACAGGATGCACTCTGTGGGCGCCCTGGTGGAGCTGCTCATCGCCGCCTGA